The Jaculus jaculus isolate mJacJac1 chromosome 1, mJacJac1.mat.Y.cur, whole genome shotgun sequence nucleotide sequence TAACACAAGATTGGTCGGGCTAGTTTTAAGGGCCTTTCTGGCTCCAAAGTACTTATAGCAAACAGACTGTTGGTATAGAAATAGAAGGCTGTTGTGATGGCCTTTCCAatcctattttctttttgcatttatgCATCAGAAAATGACAGATGGCGAGACCTGGACAGAAAATGCCCTCTTCAGATTGACCAGCCAAGTGCCAGCATTTGGGAATGCCTACCAGAGAAGTGTCAGGATGGCTCCCTGTGGCACCGAGAGGCAGTGACCGCCTGTACAGTCACCAGCCTGATCAAAGACCTCAGCATCAGTGACCACAACGGGAACCCCTCAGCGCCACCCAGCAAGCGCCAGTGCCGGTCACTGTCTTTCTCTGATGAGATGTCTAGCTGCCGGACGTCATGGCGGCCCTTGGGGTCCAAAGTCTGGACTCCTGTGGAGAAGAGACGGTGCTACAGTGGGGGCAGCGTCCAGCGATACTCCAATGGTGTCGGCCCCATGCAGCGGAGCTCCAGCTTCAGCCTCCCTGCCCGGGCTAACGGGCTGTCCTCGCCCTGCCACCAGGTGGGCCTGTACCACCACTTTGGGGGACAGCCGTGCCAAGGGGCACCAGGATCTACCCATTGCGGACAGCCGAGTGACACTTGGAGCCCTGACCCACGTTCGACGGAAGGGGGCCGGCTGGACCTGCAGCGATCGCGCTCTTGCTCACATGAGCAGTTTTCCTTCCTGGAATACTGTCCCCCCTCGGCCAACAGTACCCCCGCCTCAACTCCGGAGCTGGCGAGACGCTCCAGTGGGCTTGCCCGCAGCCGCTCCCAGCCGTGTGTCCTTAACGACAAGAAGGTCGGCGTGAAGCGGCGGCGCCCTGACGAAGCGCAGGAGCAGAGGCCTTCCCTAGACCTTGCCAAGATGGCACAGGTAAGTGTCCCAGAGGCCTGGCGGAGATTTCAGACGCATCTTGGTGCTCAGTGGTGTTTCTGATGTTCCTGGTCTGTGCAGCCCAGTGCCCGATAGCCCTCTCAGAACTGCCCGGGAAGGAGCGAATGCCCTTGCTTTGAAAGTCCTGTCCACAGAAAGATGATTCCAAGTTGTTgcttcccttcccccaaaaggatctatttattttccatttaaaatgAGGCATGTTCTTTCCTTGTGAAGCCCAGTGGTAGCGGGACAAGAGCAGACAGATGGTGAGAGGCAGGCGTCTGCAAGCAGTCCAATGTGATGGACACTAATCCCTTCCCAGCCCTTTGCTGGAGTTCCCCTTTCTTGGAACCCACCCTACAGCCGCTGTGAGACACACACTGGCCTTCAGAGTCACTCGGATTATGCTGATCCCTAGATCAGGGCCACGGGTAATGATTTCAGGAGCAGGGGGAGGGGTGGGTTGTTCCTCTGATTAAACTGTTAGGCCACCAAGAAACTGGTCAGTACCCCCTGGGCCACCTCTGTCACCATCCCCACCAGTCGCTGTAGGAGGGTATCTGCCATGTGCCCCGATTCCTTGGTTTTCACCTCCTTAGTTTTGGAGTTGGTATTGGCCTGCTTGGCGTGAGCGTGGAGTTAGTTACACACTGTCGTCAGAACTACCACTGACGGAGCTGGCTGCACTGGGTTCATGCCAGGGTAGTAAGGGAATAGGACCATGATGAAGCAGCTTGGGGTGCAGGGCTGGCCTTGGTGACTTTTGTCTCCAGGATGGTGGCTGTGGTGCAGAAAAAACATGGCACCGCTGGCTCTGTGTCCACCCAGGAGGCCTCTGTTGCTCAGTGCCACAGCGAaagcgtgcatgtgtgtgtgcatgcatgcgtgccctgcaaaaaaaaaaaaaaattttttttgtttgaggaaaTGAGGATCTGTTTCTTGGTGAGAAAGGATCACAGCAGGTTGGCCTTGTTCTTCAGGCCGTGGCTGGCTGGACCCAGGGAAGGCAGGCTTGTGGTATCTGTGCCACCTCAGACGGGCATAACTGGTAAACGTTCTCTAGGCTTCTACTGTTCCTTTCAGCTGGGCCTTCTGCTTTAGAACCAAGACTGTTTCTGTCCTTGGGGTTTTCTTCTGTCCCCTTGGTTGCTCTCCCAGCCTTGAGGTTCGCACTGAAGAAGAGGCGGCAGGAATCTCCCGCTTGGGGCGCGCCCAGTCCCAGAGCCCGCACTCGGAAGCCCGCTTTACTAGCCCGAGTCCTAGTTGTGGCAGCTGGGCAAATGGACGGCGTCCCTGCACGTGCTGTGACTTCAGTCCACACGCTGTCTAGTGGGCAGAATGCAGGCTCTGCGTGCCCTGGGTCACGGTCTGGGGCACCGAGGAGCAGGCCTCCTGTCTCCTTGTCCAGCTTCCATGGTTCCTGTCGTGGCTGCAGGtgagcctccctccttcccttgtgGTGGGTCCTTCTGACCACTCACTGGACAGTGACTAAACATGTATTGGGTGCTGAAAGGAAGTTTCCATCTCCAGATAGAGTTTGATAGAATTAAATAGGTAACAGGTCTAGAAAGGCGACAGCATTGGGTGACATCTGAAGAAAATCTAGAGCCTTGAGTTCTGGGTATGATATACagctgaaattaatttttttaaatttatttatgagcagagagtgagggaatgcatgcatgggcgtgccagggcctcttgccaccacaaacaaactccagatgcttgtgccaccttgtgcatctggctctgcacaggttctgggaaattgaacctgggccctaaGGCCCGGCCAGCAAGCACCtctagctgctgagctatcttccagtCCCTCAGTTAACTTTTTAATGCTAGCTTGTTTTACTTGCTAGTAAGCTAGAGAGTAATAAAAGAAACTTACACATGTCATTAGATTTTACTGGCCACTGCTGGCATCACTAAAGATATTTTCCTGCCTCACTTGGAcagaaactatttaaaaatatattgcttGGTGGGGCTGTGCCCAGATGTATAGATTGCTTCATTGGCTCCAGGCAGGCCTCCAAGATCCAGGAAGCTCACTGGAGCCTAAGGAGGCTGCCTTGGTTCAGCCTGTCTATCCTTGGCTGTCTCTTTGGCCATGAGTTCTGGGTGGGATAGTGCAAAGGGAAAGTAGAGGGTCACCTAGAAAATAATTTGTCCCCTGTGGCCAGTGGTGAGGGTCCTGGGGACAGAGCCTCTGGACCTTGATCTGTGGCTTAACGCGGCCCAGCTGTGGACCACTTCTCTCTGTGGGGCTCTGCGGCTCTGTAGGCGTTGGCTTTCCATACTGTGATGTGTAGCCCCAGGAGGGAGGCCTTGCTTTTCCACAGGTCCCTGAAACCAGGCCTGGGGCGGTCCTCAACAAGCAGGCATGTCACTGACAGAGGACGGCTGAGGTCGTATGCTGTGGTTCCATCCATCGTTTGTGACTACCTCCCGGAAGAGATGGGCAAGGTGCTTGTAGGGGCTTTCCACATGCAAGGAAGGGCAGGCTCGTTTTCTTGAGCTGTTTCCGGGGTCTTTGGTCATGGTTCAGACATCGGCTTTACGTGTGCATTCTTGTGAAGGAACTTTATTGTGTGGGACTTCTGGGACCAGGTGTATGCTCACTTGAACGGTGCAAGTGTCTTTGCTGTTGACCTTTGGAGCTGCTGAGTGTTAGGGTAAACCTAACTCCTTTGAAGGGCTAAGTGGGGTCTGACTAGGGTCTGGAGCAGGCCCTGAGGGTATGTGAGGTTTCTTCCTGGCCTTCAGACTGGTGGTGGGAGCCAGTGTCCCCCTTTAACTTGCCAGAAGAAAAGGGGCCTGGCCCGAGTGAGATCCAGAAGACAAGAAGAGAGGGCGGTGAGAGCGCTGACATCTGTCCCCGCCCTCCTTTGCATTGCAGCTGAGGTAGGCAGGAGCAAGTGCCCCGGGCATGGCCTCCATGGTAGAACAAGTGTGACCCCAGGGCTTGTTCATCCCACCTGCCCGCCCTTTTGTGAATTCTGAGGCTCTACTGTTGATTAGGCTAGCTAGAGCCCTTCTGGAAATAGTAGTCACATTGGGGTCCACATTTAGGAGGGGACGTTGGCAAACCAGAAGGACTGTATAAAGGGGGCACAGGGTATTGGAGCCCTGGACAGTGGCCTAAATTTCTGTGTAGCAGATACCATCAGAGTGGCAGCGGCAGCAGCTTAGAACTGTGGAAGGCAGAAGAGAAACCACCAGCGTGTGTGTGGCGTGgttatgtgtacatgcatgtgtgtgtgcgtctgtgtccatgtgtatatgtagatgacccatgtacatgtatgtgtccatATGTGCGTGCACCCCTCTCCCGCCGCCCCGTGCACTGGCTGGCAGGGCGAGTGCTGACAAGCGCTTACCCTCCTCACACTTGTGGGGCCGGAGAGGAGTGGGTGACGCCAGAGGTGACTGAGGCCCCGGGTGGGTGTTCCCATCCTTTTCCACATAAGTGGGAAGGAGGCCTCTTGGCCACAGACCTGCCTGCCTTCAACTGTGTGGAGAACCAAGGGTGATGAAATGGTGATAGAAtcggacaccccccccccccaccacacacacagactcagTACACACACAGGAAGTGATCGCTCTGGCCTCATTGCTGCTGCTCTTGAAATCGGGGTGGAATTATCCCAGGAGCCCACAGCTATTCCCTCCCCTGCCTCAGCCCTGGGACATGCTgtgtagcagcagcagtggccctGTCTCTGAGCAGTGAGGATGAGACGCAGTGAAAGGAGGGTAGGCATGCTTTTCATTGTCTTTGATcctggttattttattttgtttgaggtagggtcttgctctagcccaagctgacatggaattcactctagtctcaggctggcctgaactcatggcaatcctacctctgcctcccgagtgctgggattaaaagtatgcgccac carries:
- the Fam53b gene encoding protein FAM53B, with translation MVMILRRSLANPGADAVACGTFSPELQTPKKMSQGPTLLSCGIMENDRWRDLDRKCPLQIDQPSASIWECLPEKCQDGSLWHREAVTACTVTSLIKDLSISDHNGNPSAPPSKRQCRSLSFSDEMSSCRTSWRPLGSKVWTPVEKRRCYSGGSVQRYSNGVGPMQRSSSFSLPARANGLSSPCHQVGLYHHFGGQPCQGAPGSTHCGQPSDTWSPDPRSTEGGRLDLQRSRSCSHEQFSFLEYCPPSANSTPASTPELARRSSGLARSRSQPCVLNDKKVGVKRRRPDEAQEQRPSLDLAKMAQNCQTFSSLSCLSTGMEDRSPQSPFNLISSTRSWTALLSASSPGGRTPAGTPVPEPLPHSFDDHDHFACQEDLSCEDSDGHTPEEDCCGRGEPAPAWRDCGATVKSLCSLDGELDIEQIENN